The proteins below are encoded in one region of Fimbriimonadaceae bacterium:
- a CDS encoding Mrp/NBP35 family ATP-binding protein has product MAISPEAVLQALRTVQDPDLHRDIVALGFVKDLEIEGESVKFKVELTTPACPVKEDLKRECEEAVGALPGVGRVEVEMTAQVRSRPETAQDLIPGVRQCIAIASGKGGVGKSTVAVNVAVALAQEGARVGLMDADVYGPSVPLMMGIPDERPMARGQRIIPIERFGVRIMSLGLLLEEGQAVLWRGPMVAGTVRQLLADVDWGELDYLLVDLPPGTGDAPMSLAQLVPLAGVVIVTTPHHVAANIAGKAASLFRRLNSTVIGVVENMATHVCPGCGRVSRLFAGATGEELAASLDVPFLGSIPLDEAVGAASLEGLPSILASPNRPQANAFRQIARQVAAGSSVLAMEREARDAAKAGGG; this is encoded by the coding sequence ATGGCGATAAGCCCGGAGGCCGTCCTGCAAGCGCTGAGGACCGTCCAAGACCCCGACCTTCACCGAGACATCGTTGCCCTCGGCTTCGTGAAGGACCTGGAGATCGAGGGCGAATCCGTGAAGTTCAAGGTCGAGCTGACGACTCCCGCGTGCCCTGTGAAAGAAGATTTGAAACGGGAGTGCGAGGAAGCGGTCGGGGCGTTGCCGGGCGTGGGCCGGGTCGAGGTAGAGATGACCGCGCAAGTCCGGTCGCGACCGGAGACCGCCCAAGACCTCATCCCAGGCGTGCGCCAATGCATCGCCATCGCCAGCGGCAAGGGAGGGGTGGGCAAGAGCACAGTGGCTGTGAACGTGGCCGTGGCGCTCGCGCAAGAAGGCGCCCGGGTCGGGTTGATGGACGCGGACGTCTACGGGCCGAGCGTACCCCTGATGATGGGGATTCCTGATGAACGCCCCATGGCCCGCGGCCAGCGCATCATTCCCATTGAGCGATTCGGTGTCCGAATCATGTCGCTTGGGTTGCTCTTGGAGGAGGGCCAGGCCGTCCTCTGGAGGGGGCCGATGGTGGCCGGCACGGTGCGGCAGCTCTTGGCCGATGTGGACTGGGGCGAGCTCGACTACCTCTTGGTCGACCTGCCCCCGGGGACGGGCGACGCTCCCATGTCCCTGGCGCAGCTTGTGCCCCTGGCGGGGGTGGTCATCGTGACCACGCCGCACCACGTGGCCGCGAACATCGCGGGGAAGGCGGCCAGCCTCTTCCGTCGCTTGAACTCGACCGTGATCGGCGTGGTCGAGAATATGGCGACCCACGTCTGCCCAGGGTGCGGCCGCGTCTCGCGGCTCTTCGCCGGGGCGACCGGCGAGGAGCTGGCGGCCTCGCTTGATGTGCCGTTCCTTGGGTCAATCCCGTTGGACGAGGCAGTAGGGGCCGCCTCCCTCGAGGGCCTTCCTTCGATCTTGGCGAGCCCGAACCGTCCCCAGGCGAACGCCTTCCGCCAGATCGCCCGCCAGGTCGCGGCGGGATCCAGCGTGCTCGCCATGGAACGCGAGGCGCGGGACGCAGCGAAAGCCGGAGGAGGCTAG
- a CDS encoding prepilin-type N-terminal cleavage/methylation domain-containing protein codes for MTKRSSKRKGFTLVEIMIVVLIIGILLAIAVPNFITARQNSRAQTIIATLRQVEAAKDQCAMDKGLTTGDDCDDTDMEEYMKTYPPEFPVNGTFEKNTIGSDPTFESKTADEWKTDKSGL; via the coding sequence ATGACTAAGCGCTCGAGCAAGCGAAAGGGTTTCACCCTCGTCGAGATCATGATCGTGGTCTTGATCATCGGCATCCTTCTGGCAATCGCCGTGCCGAACTTCATCACGGCCCGACAGAACAGCCGCGCCCAGACCATCATCGCCACGCTGCGACAGGTCGAGGCCGCCAAGGACCAGTGTGCCATGGACAAGGGCCTGACCACCGGTGACGACTGCGACGACACGGATATGGAAGAGTACATGAAGACTTATCCGCCGGAGTTCCCCGTCAACGGTACGTTCGAAAAGAACACGATCGGCAGCGATCCCACCTTCGAAAGCAAGACTGCTGACGAGTGGAAGACCGACAAGTCCGGCCTCTAA
- a CDS encoding sigma-70 family RNA polymerase sigma factor translates to MVLDISSWDWVNIAYHEGVGKIHLEDRIPVWEEHLVRRAQAGESVALEMLLDQYRPAVRAQAMRMLRDADDASDAVQETFVKAVRALGTFDPERPLLPWLMRICSNCCVDLMRDRRKVGESLEPHEHSLTDDGVDIQRGAERDHERAIVEGAVTRLPERYRDIIVMRHYRHMDVNEIATALDKPEGTIKSWLFRARALLRKDLDVACLG, encoded by the coding sequence ATGGTCTTAGATATTTCGTCCTGGGACTGGGTGAACATTGCATATCATGAAGGCGTGGGCAAAATCCACTTAGAAGATCGGATTCCGGTATGGGAAGAACACTTGGTTCGACGCGCCCAGGCGGGCGAGTCGGTCGCCTTGGAAATGCTTCTGGACCAATACCGGCCTGCGGTACGTGCTCAGGCGATGCGGATGCTCCGAGACGCGGACGACGCTTCTGACGCGGTGCAAGAGACCTTCGTCAAAGCAGTCCGGGCCCTCGGAACGTTCGACCCTGAACGCCCCCTGCTTCCTTGGCTGATGCGAATCTGTTCGAACTGCTGCGTCGACCTGATGCGGGACCGACGCAAGGTCGGGGAGTCGCTAGAACCGCACGAGCACTCGCTGACCGACGACGGGGTCGACATCCAGCGCGGGGCGGAACGGGACCACGAGCGGGCCATCGTCGAGGGCGCCGTCACCCGGTTGCCGGAGCGCTACCGAGATATCATCGTAATGCGGCATTACCGGCACATGGACGTCAACGAAATCGCTACCGCCCTGGATAAACCAGAGGGGACGATCAAGAGTTGGCTGTTCAGGGCGCGGGCGCTGCTCCGGAAGGATTTGGACGTGGCATGCCTGGGGTAA
- a CDS encoding M48 family metalloprotease: MTLSRLIVCTTALSIGMAGPAQADLFRPSIKDQIALGKRGAADVRKKEKVLGDSDPRVQELRRIGNKLVGLIPQDEKKKRPFEYTFDVIDSPDLNAFAMPGGPIFFYTGLLNKFKTEDEVAGVLAHEITHVRNQHWASAYADNQKRRLGIGVVLTLLGAGDTAFDVASVADTLIYTLPYSRKHETEADKWGYDLTKKAGFNPGGMVDAFEVLRKGGGGGTPEFLSTHPNTGHRIDELKKRVANEANLPPMTSRSSAILTISASEEEAQAAKKKVKK; this comes from the coding sequence ATGACCCTATCGAGACTGATCGTCTGTACCACCGCCCTTTCAATCGGGATGGCGGGTCCAGCGCAGGCGGACCTCTTCCGTCCCAGCATCAAGGACCAGATTGCCCTCGGCAAGCGAGGGGCGGCGGACGTCCGCAAGAAAGAGAAGGTTCTCGGCGACTCCGACCCCCGGGTGCAAGAGCTCCGGCGGATCGGCAACAAGCTTGTCGGTCTTATTCCGCAGGACGAGAAGAAAAAGCGCCCGTTCGAATACACGTTCGACGTGATCGACAGCCCAGACCTGAACGCATTCGCGATGCCGGGCGGGCCGATCTTCTTCTATACGGGCCTACTCAACAAGTTTAAGACCGAGGACGAAGTGGCCGGCGTGCTCGCCCACGAGATCACCCACGTCCGCAACCAGCACTGGGCCAGCGCTTATGCCGACAACCAGAAGCGGCGCCTGGGTATCGGGGTCGTCTTGACCCTCCTCGGGGCTGGGGACACCGCCTTCGACGTCGCAAGCGTGGCGGACACCCTCATCTACACCCTCCCCTATAGTCGAAAGCACGAGACCGAGGCTGACAAGTGGGGCTACGACCTCACCAAGAAGGCCGGGTTCAACCCGGGGGGCATGGTCGATGCCTTCGAGGTTCTGCGCAAAGGAGGCGGGGGCGGGACGCCCGAGTTCCTCAGCACCCACCCGAACACGGGCCACCGCATCGATGAGTTAAAGAAGCGGGTCGCGAACGAGGCCAACCTGCCCCCGATGACCTCGCGGTCCTCGGCGATCCTGACCATCTCGGCAAGCGAGGAAGAGGCCCAGGCAGCCAAGAAAAAGGTCAAGAAGTAG